In a genomic window of Anoxybacter fermentans:
- a CDS encoding ABC transporter permease produces MAHCFHCENDLDYFATLPFSKLQLILGFTTISTIFTIPGMLLTLFIGKLWLNFPIVFHPMIVVVMIFSGLSMVGLGTLYGVCARNGHHANMLNNITMMIIMFLSPVLIPIENLPVIFRYTSKLFPTSYAADAFRSVLLGVVDKTFYINLTCLILFTIGLLYFAVKKLDWRVE; encoded by the coding sequence TTGGCCCATTGTTTCCATTGTGAAAATGATCTGGATTATTTTGCAACGCTTCCTTTTTCTAAACTTCAATTGATTTTAGGATTTACGACTATAAGTACAATTTTTACTATTCCTGGTATGTTGTTAACATTGTTTATTGGTAAATTATGGTTAAATTTCCCCATTGTATTTCATCCCATGATTGTTGTAGTAATGATTTTCTCCGGTTTATCGATGGTTGGTTTAGGAACACTGTATGGGGTTTGTGCCAGAAATGGACACCATGCCAATATGTTGAATAATATAACAATGATGATTATAATGTTTTTATCTCCGGTATTGATTCCAATTGAGAATTTACCCGTTATATTCAGATATACTTCCAAGTTGTTTCCCACAAGTTATGCAGCCGATGCATTCAGGTCAGTTTTGTTGGGAGTGGTAGATAAGACTTTTTATATTAATCTAACATGTCTAATATTGTTTACTATTGGTCTGTTGTATTTTGCTGTCAAAAAATTAGACTGGCGGGTAGAATAA
- a CDS encoding ATP-binding cassette domain-containing protein gives MEVYKITNLCKTYKKGSVIANKDINLTIKEGEIFGLLGPNEAGKTTLVKQMVGLLKPTKGSIKFYDQEVSSNPEVVTHFIGYMTQRIGTLGDLRVHVR, from the coding sequence ATGGAGGTTTATAAAATAACAAATTTATGTAAAACTTACAAAAAAGGTTCTGTTATTGCCAATAAGGATATTAATTTAACTATTAAAGAAGGAGAAATATTTGGCTTATTGGGCCCAAATGAGGCGGGAAAGACAACTCTGGTAAAACAGATGGTCGGGCTTTTAAAGCCTACGAAAGGAAGTATTAAATTTTACGACCAGGAAGTGAGTTCAAATCCTGAAGTAGTTACTCATTTTATTGGTTATATGACACAGAGAATAGGGACATTGGGTGATTTGCGGGTACATGTTAGATGA